One part of the Paenibacillus silvisoli genome encodes these proteins:
- a CDS encoding DNA polymerase IV has protein sequence MHKPAAKNRIILHLDMNAFYCSVHEAEEPHKYKGKPTAVAGSVELRKGIIVTSSYEARRKGVKTGMTVREGMRKCPDLILITPDFNLYRTYSRGFMSIARQYTPLVEAMSIDECYLDITGSSAFGEPLEIAHAIQDRIRNEWNLPCSIGVAPNKLLAKMASDMQKPNGFTVLRIRDVPRLLWDKPCDSLFGIGRKTAEKLIKLNIRTIGQLAEADETMLTKHFGVIGSWMKAASHGYDYSPVNAERERNKSVGHTTTLPKDVKDRAEIHRIFLNLADQTGRRMRRQHMMASTVQIVIRRPDMTTLSRSVTLPVPTDSAADIHKEACKLFDKHWQEGEPVRLLGITLQNLSLQEETAVQLDLFEYKEQPKKAALTKTMDMLRDKFGESAVLTAGMLGDDPSALIRNKRIRGTSLQTDEHMLYSDE, from the coding sequence GTGCATAAACCGGCCGCGAAGAACCGCATTATTTTGCATCTCGACATGAATGCGTTCTATTGCTCCGTACACGAAGCGGAGGAGCCGCATAAATATAAAGGAAAGCCTACGGCAGTCGCCGGCAGCGTCGAGCTGCGAAAGGGCATCATCGTTACCTCGTCCTACGAGGCTCGCAGGAAAGGGGTGAAAACGGGGATGACCGTCCGGGAAGGCATGCGCAAATGCCCGGATCTGATCCTCATTACTCCCGATTTCAACCTATACCGAACCTACTCGCGCGGATTCATGTCGATTGCCAGACAATACACGCCGCTCGTCGAAGCGATGTCGATCGATGAATGCTACCTCGATATAACGGGCTCGTCGGCTTTCGGAGAGCCGCTCGAGATCGCGCATGCCATACAGGACAGGATTCGCAACGAGTGGAACTTGCCGTGCTCCATCGGCGTCGCGCCCAATAAACTGCTGGCGAAGATGGCGTCGGATATGCAAAAGCCGAACGGATTTACGGTGCTGCGCATCCGGGATGTGCCGCGGCTGCTATGGGATAAGCCGTGCGATTCCTTGTTCGGCATCGGCCGCAAGACGGCGGAGAAGCTGATCAAGCTCAACATCCGCACGATCGGACAGCTGGCGGAAGCCGACGAGACGATGCTGACGAAGCATTTTGGCGTCATCGGTTCCTGGATGAAGGCAGCGTCGCATGGCTACGACTACTCGCCCGTCAATGCGGAGCGGGAGCGGAACAAATCGGTCGGCCATACGACCACGCTGCCCAAGGATGTGAAGGACCGGGCGGAAATCCATCGGATCTTCCTCAATTTAGCCGATCAGACGGGCCGCAGGATGCGCAGGCAGCATATGATGGCCTCCACGGTGCAGATCGTCATCCGCAGGCCGGATATGACGACGCTGAGCAGGTCCGTGACGCTTCCCGTGCCGACGGATTCCGCTGCCGATATCCACAAAGAGGCATGCAAGCTGTTCGATAAGCATTGGCAGGAAGGCGAGCCCGTCAGGCTGCTAGGCATCACGCTGCAAAATCTATCGCTGCAGGAAGAAACGGCCGTTCAGCTAGATTTGTTCGAGTATAAAGAGCAGCCGAAGAAAGCCGCCCTGACCAAGACGATGGATATGCTGCGAGACAAGTTCGGAGAGTCCGCGGTATTGACCGCGGGCATGCTTGGCGACGACCCTTCGGCGCTTATTCGAAACAAGCGAATTCGAGGGACATCCTTGCAAACAGACGAGCATATGTTATATAGTGATGAGTGA
- a CDS encoding MFS transporter produces the protein MKQSTKSGWAQGNPGKVRTVQSGGTGKSADSSGKGQESGKGKWLEYSALATVPLVLVLGNSMLVPILPDMERELGISTFQASLVITLFSVAAGLIIPISGYLSDRFSRKAVILPSLAVYGIAGIVAGVGAVMHSYWLLITARALQGIGAAGTSPIAMALVGDKYRDGSESEALGLIEASNGAGKVVSPIIGSLLALMAWYAPLFAFPLFCAGSFAAMLFLIKEPPRENKTKTPVKQYISDIVKLFKEKGRWLVSAIVSGSLGLFILFGVLFRLSDVLEEAPYHVDGVAKGGVLAIPLLFLVVTAYVTGKKIKNNGVLMRRLMIIGLALMSCALAAAAFMHKNIYALIGFAALSSTGTGLLLPCLNTLITGAVDREHRGMVTSLYSSLRFLGVAFGPPLFGWIAKRSDTLLYGIVAALSLGALLIIVFLVHPPKTAGDA, from the coding sequence ATGAAGCAATCGACGAAATCCGGATGGGCTCAAGGCAACCCGGGAAAAGTGCGGACGGTTCAATCGGGCGGGACCGGCAAAAGCGCCGACAGCAGCGGCAAAGGTCAAGAATCGGGCAAAGGAAAGTGGCTTGAATACAGCGCGCTTGCTACCGTCCCGCTCGTGCTCGTCCTCGGAAATTCCATGCTCGTTCCGATTTTGCCCGATATGGAGCGCGAGCTCGGCATCTCCACGTTCCAAGCGAGCTTGGTCATTACGCTATTTTCCGTCGCTGCCGGCCTTATCATTCCGATCTCCGGCTACTTGTCCGACCGTTTCAGCCGCAAAGCCGTCATTCTGCCTTCTCTAGCGGTCTACGGGATCGCCGGTATCGTGGCGGGAGTCGGCGCCGTCATGCACTCTTATTGGCTGCTTATTACGGCCAGAGCGCTGCAAGGGATCGGCGCCGCAGGCACCTCGCCGATCGCCATGGCGCTTGTCGGCGACAAGTACAGGGACGGCAGCGAGAGCGAAGCGCTGGGACTCATCGAAGCTTCTAACGGCGCAGGCAAAGTCGTGAGTCCGATTATCGGCTCCCTTCTCGCGCTCATGGCGTGGTATGCGCCTTTGTTTGCGTTTCCGCTGTTTTGCGCGGGCTCTTTCGCCGCCATGCTTTTCTTGATCAAGGAGCCTCCCCGCGAAAATAAAACGAAGACGCCGGTGAAGCAGTATATCTCCGATATCGTGAAGCTCTTTAAAGAAAAGGGCCGCTGGCTCGTATCCGCAATCGTGTCGGGCTCGCTCGGTCTCTTCATTCTGTTCGGCGTCCTATTCAGGCTCTCGGACGTCCTGGAAGAAGCGCCATATCACGTAGACGGCGTCGCGAAAGGCGGCGTCCTGGCCATCCCGCTTCTCTTCCTCGTGGTTACGGCTTACGTCACCGGGAAGAAGATCAAAAACAACGGCGTCCTGATGCGCCGTCTCATGATCATCGGTCTGGCGCTCATGAGCTGCGCCCTTGCCGCGGCCGCCTTCATGCACAAAAATATTTACGCCTTGATCGGCTTCGCGGCGCTGAGCAGTACGGGCACCGGACTATTGCTCCCGTGTTTGAATACGCTGATTACCGGCGCGGTAGACCGCGAGCACCGCGGCATGGTGACCTCGCTTTACAGCAGCCTGCGCTTCCTCGGCGTCGCCTTCGGGCCGCCGCTCTTCGGCTGGATTGCCAAGCGTTCCGACACGCTGCTGTATGGCATCGTTGCCGCTCTATCCCTAGGAGCGCTGCTAATAATCGTTTTCCTCGTGCACCCGCCAAAAACCGCCGGCGACGCCTAA
- the cimA gene encoding citramalate synthase — translation MANIISIFDTTLRDGTQGEGISLSADDKIKIAQKLDLLGVHYIEGGNPGSNSKDIEFFQRAKGLKLGAKITAFGSTRRKNSLAEHDSSLMRIVESGVPAATLVGKSWDFHVHTALQTTLEENLAMIYDSFAFLKRNDVEAIFDAEHFFDGYKHNPEYALSVLRKAQDAGADWIVLCDTNGGTLPTEVHEIVSRVRAELNAPIGIHTHNDCELAVANTLAAVQAGARQVQGTINGYGERCGNANLCSIIPNLQIKMNYRCISDDQLQSLTNTARYISEIANVHMPVAQPYVGNAAFAHKGGIHVSAIMKDSKTYEHIRPELVGNKQRVLVSELAGQSNIISKAQELGLDVNANNDKTKQIMERIKELEHQGYQFEGADASLELLLRDAFGEMKEIFKLESLKMIVEKTSGSMNAEAIVKVKVDGQTIYMAAEGNGPVNALNNALRKALEQFYPSINDFHLSDYKVRVIDEKDATAGKVRVLMESTDFKNTWSTVGVSSNVIEASWEALVDSIRYALLNTAKIDTHDEPREQFGLVNH, via the coding sequence ATGGCAAACATAATCTCTATTTTCGATACGACGCTGCGCGACGGCACACAAGGCGAAGGTATCAGCCTCTCCGCGGATGACAAGATAAAAATTGCCCAGAAGCTAGATTTACTTGGCGTTCATTATATTGAAGGCGGAAATCCAGGCAGCAACAGCAAGGACATCGAATTTTTCCAACGGGCGAAGGGCTTGAAGCTCGGCGCCAAAATTACGGCATTCGGAAGCACCAGACGCAAAAACTCGCTGGCCGAGCACGACAGCAGCTTGATGCGCATCGTGGAATCCGGCGTTCCGGCCGCTACGCTCGTCGGCAAGTCGTGGGACTTCCACGTCCATACCGCGCTGCAAACGACGCTGGAAGAGAATTTAGCGATGATCTATGACTCCTTTGCGTTCTTGAAGCGCAACGATGTAGAAGCGATCTTCGATGCCGAGCATTTCTTCGACGGCTACAAGCATAACCCCGAGTACGCCCTGTCGGTGCTGCGCAAAGCGCAGGATGCCGGCGCGGACTGGATCGTGCTGTGCGATACGAACGGCGGCACGCTGCCTACGGAAGTTCACGAAATCGTCTCCCGCGTACGCGCAGAGCTGAATGCGCCGATCGGCATTCACACCCATAACGACTGCGAGCTTGCCGTCGCCAACACCCTAGCCGCTGTACAAGCCGGCGCGCGTCAGGTACAAGGAACGATTAACGGATATGGCGAGCGCTGCGGCAACGCGAATCTATGCTCCATCATCCCGAACCTTCAGATTAAAATGAACTACCGCTGCATCAGCGATGATCAGCTGCAATCGTTGACGAATACGGCGCGCTACATCAGCGAAATCGCGAACGTCCACATGCCTGTCGCCCAGCCGTACGTCGGCAACGCGGCCTTCGCCCATAAAGGCGGCATCCACGTCTCCGCGATCATGAAAGACTCCAAGACGTACGAGCATATCCGTCCGGAGCTTGTCGGCAACAAACAGCGCGTGCTCGTTTCCGAGCTGGCCGGCCAAAGCAACATCATTTCCAAGGCGCAGGAGCTCGGTCTGGACGTAAACGCGAACAACGACAAGACGAAGCAAATCATGGAGCGGATTAAAGAACTGGAACATCAGGGCTATCAATTCGAAGGCGCCGATGCGTCGCTCGAGCTGCTGCTTCGCGATGCGTTCGGCGAGATGAAGGAAATTTTCAAGCTCGAATCGCTCAAGATGATCGTCGAAAAAACGAGCGGCAGCATGAATGCCGAAGCGATCGTGAAAGTCAAAGTCGACGGCCAGACGATCTATATGGCTGCCGAAGGCAACGGCCCGGTTAACGCGCTTAACAACGCGCTGCGCAAGGCGCTGGAGCAGTTCTATCCGAGCATCAACGATTTCCATCTTTCCGACTACAAGGTCCGCGTCATCGACGAGAAAGACGCTACCGCAGGCAAAGTACGCGTGCTGATGGAATCGACCGACTTCAAGAACACCTGGAGCACCGTCGGCGTTTCGAGCAACGTCATCGAAGCAAGCTGGGAAGCGCTCGTTGACAGCATCCGCTATGCGCTGCTGAATACGGCCAAAATCGACACGCACGACGAGCCGCGCGAACAGTTCGGCCTCGTGAACCACTAA
- a CDS encoding CHASE2 domain-containing protein: MRRRKWLVTTAAGLLICLFWSFLSSLGSGGTLTWMESKLQDQIMQKSDADRAPNVNIKLIKIDQASLDNLGQFPWDRGLYAQLISMLADAGAKAIALDVVLAEPGSDPESDKLMAETMKKYPNVILPVVFNFKARQDEAGELETESISYPAETIEASEDQQGHINVLQDTDGTVRKLTVGLKNDEGRMIPAFSVKLANYLLDQDQQIAWNEEKSGWFRGDERIPADDRNQIATEFYTQPREEMSLETGYDAQSFFDVLSGNVPADYYNGDVVLIGPYAPGLQDEYLTPLSTTLKMYGVEIHANMIQSLVAGKFSSKAGQAVNYGLIALLTLIALLLFERFTGRKAFAIYGGLAAAFILTWIELYQLKSLFVSFTYPFLAMTSVFIYCVVSHYVTERQERSRVTNIFGRFVPRTVVDELLASGEEVTVGGQRRDISVIFVDIRGFTPMSEKLQPEQVIQVLNEYLDICTKAVFNWNGTLDKFIGDGVMAIFGAPISQPNHPELAVRAALEMKRQSAELEERCLREIGVPVRFGVGVNSGPAVVGNIGSQMLRLDYTAIGDTVNLAARLESNAKPGQILISEETLARVQGKFVTQTIGEVKVKGKEKPVLVTEVLGEADADESGTINESVNINDRLKGREGA, from the coding sequence ATGCGCAGGCGAAAGTGGTTGGTCACAACGGCGGCGGGCTTGCTGATCTGTCTGTTCTGGTCGTTCCTAAGCAGTTTGGGTTCAGGCGGCACGCTGACATGGATGGAATCGAAGCTGCAAGACCAAATCATGCAGAAGTCGGATGCGGACCGGGCTCCGAACGTCAATATCAAGCTCATTAAAATCGATCAAGCTTCGCTCGATAATTTGGGGCAGTTTCCGTGGGATCGCGGATTATACGCGCAGCTGATTTCGATGCTTGCCGACGCCGGGGCGAAAGCGATCGCGCTCGACGTCGTGCTTGCCGAGCCGGGCAGCGATCCGGAGAGCGACAAGCTCATGGCAGAAACGATGAAGAAGTATCCGAATGTCATTCTGCCGGTCGTCTTCAACTTTAAGGCGAGGCAGGACGAGGCGGGGGAGCTGGAAACGGAGTCCATTTCCTATCCTGCGGAAACGATTGAAGCCAGCGAAGATCAACAAGGTCATATTAACGTGCTGCAAGATACGGACGGTACGGTCCGGAAGCTGACCGTCGGCCTGAAGAACGATGAAGGTCGGATGATTCCGGCGTTCAGCGTCAAGCTGGCGAATTACCTTCTTGATCAAGATCAACAGATTGCATGGAATGAAGAGAAAAGCGGCTGGTTTCGCGGGGATGAGCGCATTCCCGCTGACGATCGCAACCAGATCGCTACGGAATTTTATACGCAGCCGCGCGAAGAGATGAGTCTGGAAACCGGCTACGACGCGCAATCGTTTTTCGATGTGCTGTCAGGCAACGTGCCGGCGGATTATTATAACGGCGATGTCGTTCTGATCGGTCCTTATGCGCCGGGCTTGCAGGACGAATATTTGACGCCGCTGAGCACGACGCTCAAGATGTACGGGGTCGAAATTCATGCCAACATGATCCAGTCGCTCGTCGCGGGCAAGTTCTCCTCAAAGGCCGGACAGGCCGTAAATTATGGCTTGATCGCGTTGTTAACTTTGATCGCGCTTTTGCTGTTCGAACGGTTTACCGGACGCAAGGCGTTTGCGATTTATGGAGGCCTTGCGGCGGCGTTCATCCTGACATGGATCGAGCTCTACCAGCTTAAATCTTTGTTTGTTTCGTTTACATACCCATTCCTGGCGATGACCTCGGTCTTCATCTATTGCGTTGTCAGCCACTATGTCACCGAGCGGCAGGAACGGAGCCGCGTAACGAATATTTTCGGCCGTTTCGTCCCGCGTACGGTCGTCGACGAATTGCTCGCTTCCGGAGAAGAGGTAACCGTTGGCGGCCAGCGGCGCGATATTAGCGTCATCTTCGTCGATATCCGCGGCTTTACGCCGATGTCGGAGAAGCTGCAGCCGGAGCAAGTCATTCAAGTGCTGAACGAATATTTGGATATTTGCACGAAGGCGGTATTCAATTGGAACGGTACGCTCGACAAGTTCATCGGGGACGGCGTAATGGCGATTTTCGGCGCGCCGATCTCGCAGCCGAACCATCCGGAGCTCGCCGTTCGAGCCGCGCTTGAGATGAAGCGCCAATCGGCGGAGCTCGAAGAGCGCTGTCTGCGCGAAATCGGCGTACCGGTTCGTTTCGGCGTTGGCGTCAATAGCGGTCCGGCCGTCGTCGGCAATATCGGCTCGCAAATGCTGCGCCTCGATTATACCGCGATCGGAGATACGGTGAACTTGGCCGCTCGCCTGGAGTCGAACGCGAAGCCGGGGCAGATCTTGATCAGCGAGGAGACGCTGGCTCGCGTGCAGGGCAAGTTCGTCACGCAAACGATCGGCGAAGTGAAGGTTAAGGGGAAAGAAAAGCCGGTCCTCGTGACAGAGGTGCTCGGCGAGGCGGATGCCGATGAGAGCGGCACGATAAACGAATCGGTCAACATCAATGATCGGCTGAAAGGGAGAGAAGGGGCATGA
- a CDS encoding 3'-5' exonuclease — translation MKEQRSVGRMWHLYKMGGITPAIASMMGAQNAQQMAFIRSMSKEQRKESIMDQPLSELEFVVFDLETTGFYPTNGDEILSFGAVVVKGGRVVEDQIFYSLVNPKRKVPKHITELTGITNAMAEDAPELMQVLHDFMEFVGRRMLIAHASGHDKQFLNAALWRTSKVNLTHRVLDTMFVAKWLEPNRPSYSLDDLLELAGIPITQRHHALEDSFMTAKLWMNYLQRIHSRNVITLGDLYAYLSQH, via the coding sequence ATGAAGGAGCAGAGAAGTGTAGGCAGGATGTGGCACTTATATAAAATGGGCGGGATTACGCCGGCGATCGCGTCCATGATGGGCGCCCAAAACGCGCAGCAAATGGCCTTCATCCGATCCATGTCGAAGGAGCAGCGAAAGGAATCCATCATGGATCAGCCGCTCAGCGAGCTGGAATTCGTCGTCTTTGATTTGGAAACGACCGGATTTTACCCGACGAACGGGGATGAAATTTTGTCGTTCGGAGCCGTGGTCGTGAAAGGCGGCCGAGTCGTGGAGGATCAAATCTTCTACAGCCTGGTCAACCCGAAACGTAAGGTGCCCAAGCATATCACGGAGCTGACCGGCATTACGAACGCCATGGCGGAAGATGCGCCGGAGCTCATGCAGGTGCTGCATGATTTTATGGAGTTTGTCGGTCGGCGGATGCTGATCGCGCATGCGAGCGGGCATGACAAACAGTTTCTGAATGCGGCGCTATGGCGGACCTCGAAGGTCAATTTGACCCACCGGGTATTGGATACGATGTTCGTCGCCAAATGGCTGGAGCCGAATCGGCCGTCCTACAGCTTGGACGATTTGTTGGAGTTAGCGGGCATTCCGATCACGCAGCGACATCATGCGCTCGAGGATTCGTTCATGACGGCCAAACTTTGGATGAACTATTTGCAGCGGATTCATAGCCGGAATGTCATAACGCTAGGGGACTTATACGCTTATTTGAGTCAGCATTAA
- a CDS encoding ammonium transporter: protein MAFADDPSAGTLNMGLNSIWVMVSAVLVIFMQAGFILLESGSTRMKNAGHIAGKTVFTLGLGSLVYWAVGYAFAFGADNAESTISKFIGWGSYLFSPAVAAADGESLPTTIFFVFQLAFAAVSLSIAWGGFAERAKLSAYLVFTILFTALIYPVIAHWIWSPSGWLFAEGAQDYAGSTVVHLTGALAAFAATVLLKPRIGRFNKDGSANEILGHNQVFGALSVLILWVGWFGFNAGSALGVGDGFFGYVAFNTQLGAAGGAVSALLISWLVNGKADIPTTLNGALAGLVAITASCAFVDPWAAVVIGLVAGVLVFFSAKFFEKIKVDDPIYALSVHGAAGVWGTLSNGIFATDELATKLNVGKGGIIDTGSWHQMWVQLESVLVCGAYVLIVSFILLGIMKVVMGLRVTEEQEIIGLDLSEHGTFGYPEQMKKAQQQSL from the coding sequence ATGGCTTTCGCGGATGACCCGTCTGCGGGCACGCTCAACATGGGGCTGAACTCCATCTGGGTTATGGTTTCGGCAGTATTGGTTATTTTCATGCAAGCCGGATTTATTCTTCTGGAATCAGGCTCGACCCGCATGAAAAATGCCGGACATATCGCCGGTAAAACGGTCTTCACGTTAGGTCTTGGTTCATTAGTATATTGGGCGGTCGGTTATGCGTTCGCGTTCGGCGCAGACAATGCGGAGAGCACGATCAGCAAATTCATCGGCTGGGGCAGCTACTTGTTCTCTCCCGCAGTAGCGGCGGCCGACGGCGAATCGCTTCCAACGACGATCTTCTTCGTTTTCCAACTCGCTTTCGCGGCCGTATCGCTCTCCATCGCTTGGGGCGGGTTCGCGGAACGCGCAAAGCTTTCCGCATACCTCGTCTTTACGATTTTGTTTACCGCACTGATCTATCCTGTTATCGCTCACTGGATTTGGAGCCCATCGGGCTGGCTGTTCGCTGAAGGCGCGCAAGACTATGCCGGTTCCACAGTCGTTCACTTAACCGGCGCGCTTGCGGCATTCGCGGCAACCGTCCTTTTAAAGCCTCGTATCGGCCGCTTCAATAAAGACGGCTCCGCCAATGAAATTCTCGGTCATAACCAAGTATTCGGCGCTTTGTCCGTGCTGATTCTGTGGGTTGGCTGGTTCGGCTTCAACGCGGGCAGCGCGCTCGGCGTAGGCGACGGTTTCTTCGGCTACGTAGCCTTCAATACGCAGCTCGGCGCTGCAGGCGGCGCGGTTTCCGCACTTTTGATCTCCTGGCTGGTTAACGGTAAAGCCGACATCCCAACGACATTGAACGGTGCGCTCGCCGGTCTGGTAGCCATTACCGCAAGCTGTGCGTTTGTAGATCCATGGGCTGCCGTCGTTATCGGTTTGGTCGCTGGCGTTCTCGTCTTCTTCAGCGCTAAATTTTTCGAGAAAATCAAAGTCGATGATCCAATCTATGCGCTTTCCGTTCACGGTGCTGCAGGGGTCTGGGGTACGCTGTCGAATGGTATCTTTGCGACGGATGAACTGGCAACGAAGCTGAACGTCGGCAAAGGCGGCATTATCGATACAGGCAGCTGGCACCAAATGTGGGTACAGCTTGAATCCGTACTCGTGTGCGGCGCTTACGTCCTCATCGTTTCCTTCATTCTGCTAGGCATCATGAAAGTCGTCATGGGTCTTCGCGTAACGGAAGAGCAAGAGATTATCGGTCTTGACCTGTCCGAGCACGGCACATTCGGCTATCCGGAGCAAATGAAAAAAGCGCAACAACAATCATTGTAG
- a CDS encoding DUF294 nucleotidyltransferase-like domain-containing protein, protein MSEPVRAKLLSRIGTTDDVVTLRGLREQIHERMEALHAEQPIEQFNTDLNEVHDAFIRRAISLSEAQMARLGHGSPPVPYAYLLFGSGGRQEQTLSSDQDSGMIFGDPDGESELERVKSYFHTFGQVVVQTLEQFGYPPCEGEVISSNPIWCQTLSEWKAKLDSWFEEPGWEVVRYLLIVADSRLIYGDAALLQALKDHFYRDVLDNRVIARHMLNNTMRHKVLIGVFGQLLKEQYGEDAGSLDLKYGAYIPMVNAVRLLSIQAGVRETSTLARIGKLHKLETFSKEDFELYTSIFRLFLRLRLMSASKKEEGLYINNGKLPRAKLTKELIDELKAGLKGVKKLQRFVQKQTTGRH, encoded by the coding sequence ATGAGCGAACCGGTTCGTGCAAAGCTGCTGTCACGCATCGGTACGACCGACGATGTCGTTACGCTGCGCGGTTTGCGGGAACAAATCCATGAACGAATGGAAGCTCTGCACGCCGAACAGCCGATCGAACAATTCAATACGGATCTGAATGAGGTGCATGACGCGTTTATTCGGCGGGCGATCTCATTATCCGAAGCGCAAATGGCACGGCTGGGGCACGGTTCCCCTCCCGTGCCTTACGCGTATTTATTGTTCGGCAGCGGGGGGAGACAAGAACAGACGTTGTCCAGCGATCAGGACAGCGGCATGATTTTCGGCGATCCGGATGGGGAATCGGAGCTGGAGCGGGTAAAGAGTTATTTTCATACGTTTGGCCAGGTGGTCGTTCAGACGTTGGAGCAATTTGGCTATCCGCCGTGCGAAGGCGAGGTCATCAGTTCGAATCCAATATGGTGTCAAACGTTATCGGAGTGGAAGGCGAAGCTGGACAGCTGGTTTGAAGAGCCGGGCTGGGAGGTTGTCAGGTATCTTCTCATCGTAGCGGACAGCAGGCTGATCTACGGGGATGCTGCGCTGCTGCAAGCGTTGAAGGACCATTTTTATAGGGATGTGCTGGACAATCGCGTTATCGCGCGCCACATGCTGAATAACACGATGCGCCACAAGGTATTGATCGGCGTGTTCGGTCAGCTGCTGAAGGAGCAGTACGGCGAGGACGCGGGCAGCTTGGATTTGAAATATGGGGCTTACATTCCGATGGTGAACGCCGTTCGATTGCTCAGCATTCAAGCCGGCGTGCGGGAAACGTCAACGTTAGCGCGGATCGGCAAATTGCATAAGCTGGAGACATTTTCGAAGGAAGACTTTGAGCTGTATACGAGCATTTTTCGGTTGTTTCTGCGGCTGCGGCTGATGAGCGCTTCGAAGAAGGAAGAAGGGCTTTATATCAACAACGGCAAGCTGCCGCGCGCCAAGCTGACGAAGGAATTGATCGATGAGCTCAAGGCGGGGCTCAAAGGGGTGAAGAAGCTGCAGCGTTTCGTGCAAAAGCAGACGACGGGCAGGCACTAG
- a CDS encoding ferredoxin — MSKFTWVEKDTCIACGACGATAPDIYDYDDEGLAEVIFGNDGNHGNTEIPEDLYDDLQDAADGCPTDSIKIADAAFNN; from the coding sequence ATGTCGAAGTTTACTTGGGTTGAAAAAGATACTTGCATTGCTTGCGGTGCTTGCGGAGCAACGGCTCCCGACATTTACGACTACGACGATGAGGGTCTAGCAGAGGTTATCTTCGGAAACGACGGCAACCACGGCAACACTGAAATTCCTGAGGATCTGTACGACGATTTGCAAGACGCGGCAGACGGCTGCCCTACGGATTCCATTAAAATCGCAGACGCTGCTTTTAATAACTAA
- a CDS encoding Mov34/MPN/PAD-1 family protein, translated as MNQPAPPFSHATITSDAYRLLVENCSLSLPNEACGILASDAASPASPSKHTVTAIYPIQNRSSSPRSRFDFEPAAWIEACYSMQKNRQSLVGYFHSHPSSLPLPSPSDLRGLHASSTTYWIVSLLQPNSPIIQPYWVEGGTFTPLMLTQISV; from the coding sequence ATGAACCAACCGGCTCCCCCCTTCTCGCACGCCACGATAACTAGCGATGCCTATCGACTCCTGGTCGAAAACTGCAGTTTGTCGCTGCCAAACGAAGCATGCGGTATCCTTGCCAGCGACGCAGCTTCACCTGCATCGCCATCGAAGCATACCGTCACGGCAATCTATCCGATCCAGAACCGTTCGAGCAGCCCTCGCAGCCGATTTGATTTCGAACCCGCCGCTTGGATCGAAGCTTGCTACAGCATGCAAAAAAACCGACAATCGCTTGTCGGTTATTTCCATTCCCATCCTTCGTCGCTTCCGCTGCCAAGTCCGTCCGATTTGCGCGGCCTGCACGCTTCATCGACCACCTATTGGATTGTTTCGCTCCTGCAGCCGAATTCCCCGATCATTCAGCCCTACTGGGTCGAAGGCGGCACGTTCACGCCATTAATGCTGACTCAAATAAGCGTATAA
- a CDS encoding TlpA family protein disulfide reductase, with protein sequence MKRSIVLIVIVLILAGAAVYQNKGKQSEALAASEDMLPKPGYTAPTLQLPDLKDKEIAIGGKREKLLLVNFWASWCWPCELEAPDMQALSEKYGDQLELYGVNATSMDKERQAREFVDQQKLTFPILMDRDGKATDLYKVNQFPTSLLIDSNGIVRERIGGAISKSKWEAIIDKWLDVEKDQSGGA encoded by the coding sequence ATGAAACGATCCATCGTACTGATCGTCATCGTGCTCATTCTGGCAGGTGCGGCAGTATACCAAAATAAAGGCAAACAAAGCGAAGCGCTGGCGGCTTCCGAAGATATGCTGCCAAAGCCGGGCTATACGGCTCCGACGCTGCAGCTTCCGGATTTGAAGGATAAAGAAATCGCGATCGGCGGCAAGCGGGAGAAGCTCCTGCTCGTCAATTTCTGGGCATCGTGGTGCTGGCCGTGCGAGCTGGAAGCGCCTGATATGCAGGCGTTGTCGGAGAAGTACGGCGATCAGCTGGAGCTCTATGGCGTCAATGCGACGAGCATGGACAAGGAGCGGCAGGCGAGGGAGTTCGTGGATCAGCAGAAGCTGACCTTCCCGATCCTGATGGACCGCGACGGCAAAGCGACCGATTTGTATAAAGTCAATCAATTCCCGACCAGCCTGCTGATAGACAGCAACGGCATTGTACGGGAACGGATCGGCGGGGCGATTTCGAAGAGCAAGTGGGAAGCGATTATTGATAAGTGGCTTGATGTCGAGAAGGATCAAAGCGGCGGCGCATAA